The Synechococcus sp. RS9909 genomic interval CCACGGGGATGCTGTCGCCGGGATAGAAGATCAGGCGATCACCGAGTTCCACCTCAGAACTGGGGATGACCGTTTCTTGGCCCGCGTCATCGAGCCGGCGCACGTCGGCCTGGAGGCTGGCGAGCAGATCGGTGCTGGCGGAATGGGCAATGCGCTGAGTCGCATCGCGAACGGCTTCGCCGCCCTCGATCATGCTGATCATCAGCGCTGGGCCCGTCAGGAAACCCTCCAGGCTGTGGATTGTCACCGCCAGGGCATCGAGAGCGTCCACATTGATGCGGCGCTCCTGACGCAGGCCGTCCCAGGCTCGCTTGAAGCTGAGGCGCGCGGCCACCAGGATGAAGGCGGCCACCGCCAGGGGAGGCAGCGACAGCGGACCCGCCAACAGGGCCAAGGCCAGTGAGCTCACCGGCAGCACAATCCGGGAGGGAACAAAGGGTTCCTCTTCGTCTGCCTCAGCGGCTTGGTCCGCCGCTCCGGCCGGCGTGGCGTCAATCGCCACCTCGTCGAGACGATGATCGCCGCTGCGGGGCAGCTGCTCGAGCCAGGCTTGAAGCTGCTGCTCATTCCAACTCTGGGCGGTTGGAGCCAGTTGCAGCACAAGGCAAGCACCGATGCGGTTGTGGCGCACGCTGCTGATCTCTGCCTGAGTCTCGATCCATCGGGCCAGTCGTTGGCTCTCGGGATCGGTGCTGGGCAGGCGCAGACGCAGGCGCGGGCCGCAGCGGTGGACGATCTGGATGTCGTTGGCATGCCAGGGGGGTAAGGCCCTGGCAGTGGGAACGGCCTTCAGGCCGGAACGACGCCCGTCTGGTGACGGGCTATCGACTGCGATGGAAACTGCCACTGATGCCGTTACTCCACCGTCACTTCGGTGGTCGCAGTCGAGGCTTTGCTGGCCTTGGCCGGTGTGGCGGCACTGTCGTCGCTGCCCTGCATTTCGTGGCGGGCTTCCGCCACCAGGTCGCCGATCGATTCGGCCGCTTCAGCGGCCCCCTTGGCCACGCCTCGGGCTGCTGCTCCAGCCGCACCGGCCACGGTGACGCCCAGTTTGATGCCGCTCTTGGCCATGGAGCGACCGGTGTTGTTCATGGAATCTCCGAGCTGGGGATTACCAAAGCGTCTGACCATCGGCGCCAGGGCCACCAACCCGGCACCCACGCCAAACGCCAGAACTGTTTCCAGCTCAAACATGAATCCAGAGGCCATTGACGAAGCCGAGCTTACGCTGATCTGCTGAAATGTGGTGATTCTGCGCAACCCACTCAGGGAGTTGGTATTGGGCCACACATCCAACCGTGATCCGGGCGCGATGGCTGTGGTGTTGCTGGTGGCAGATCAGCCCCAACAGGCTCTGGACCTCGTGATGGCCCAGCAGCGGCTTGCCGCTTCGGGGCTGGTGGTGCTCGATCTCAATGGCGAGACCAGTCACCTGCTTGAGGGGCGTGATCTCCAGGGCGGCAGCCTGCGCTGGGAGGCCTTTGTGGCCCAGGAGCATGCGGCGGCCCTCTGGCCCGACCTGGAGGGGCCCTTGCGGCCCTGGGCGGCGATGCTCGGGCTGTCGATCGACTCGCCGACACCTCCCTGGCTGGTTCCCGGTCTGGAGGATCTCCAGCGCGTGCTCTGGCTGGCGGACCGTCTGGCGGTGTCGATGGCGGATCCCGAGGTTCAGACGGTCACGCTGGTGCTGCCGCCCCTGGCCCAGGCCTTGCCGCTTCTGCGGCTGGCCCAACGGGCGCCGGAGCTGATCCTCAGCCTCTGGGATCCCCTGCTGAATTGGTGGAGCGACACCCGTCAGCGCCTGTCCCACCTCGAGTTGGTGCTGCGTTTGCAGTTACCCAGCGCCGAATCCCTGCGTCCTCCCACGCCATGGCTGGAGCGGTGCCGGTTGTTGGCCGCCCTTCTGAACAACGAACAACGTCTTGATGTGGTGTTGGCCCTCAGCGGCGATGCCGACTCCTGGCCGCTGCAGCGTCGCCGCCTGGCGGCGTTGCCCTTGAGCGGCTACCCCCTGCATCGCCTCTGGATCCAGGGACAGGGCTGGTCGACGCCGCTGTTGGAGGGCTGGTCGCCGCCGATGCTGCTGGGCGGCACCTCGCCCGCGAATCAAGAGGATCCACTGGTGACCCTGTTGGCGCAGGAGGCACCACGGATCAACCTCACCGATTGGGAGGACCAGCTCTGCCGCGTGTTCGCCCCTGGCGTTGGCCGAGGGGACCTGCGTGTGCAGCAGCAGGAGGACGCTCTGGTGATCTCCGCTTTGGGGCAGCGGCGGATCATTGCCCTGCCGGAGGCCTGCCGTCAGCGCGAACCCGCTTCCGCCAGGGTCTGTGCACCCTTCGTGGAGGTGGTGTTTCGCTGAGAGGGTTGGGGCGGTCGCCAGCCCAGCCACCAGGCCATCAAAAAGAAGGGGGTACCGGGTAGCACCGGTAGGGCCCAGCCCGCCACCGCCAGAGCCATCAGCATCTTGATGCTGCCGAGCCGTGAGCGTTGCAGCACTCCCGGTAGGCCCCGTTCCGGAGGGGCGGCGAGGTGGGCAGGCGGCAGTTGGATGGTCTGCTCCAGCAGCTGCAGGCCCTGGTGGATCGACTGATCGGGATCGAGGCTCCAGAGCACGAGCCCGCGGCCGGAGGAGGCCGGGCGCAGAGCGAAGCCGGCCTGTTGCTGTTCCATCAGCCAGAGCAGGCTGCGCATGCGGTGCGAACAGAGGGGCTGCCGGAAGCGGAGACGGACGCGGTGATGGAGACGGTGCTCCACCACATAGGCCAGGTTGGCGGCGGGCGCTTCAGGGCAATGCATGGGGTGGCCCTGGTCGGCGTTCACTGAACAATCATCCATCAGCCTATGTCGCCTCACGCAGCTGTTGCTTGACTGCGTTCCGTTCCTCCGGCTTGGTCGACTCGCAGCCCGTGAATTTCTCAGAAACCACGTTCCGAAATTTCCATGATCTGGCTCGGGCGCGGCGGGCGTTGCCGATCGGCATCGTGGTGACCCTGGTGGCCCTGTTCTGGATGGGCGGTCGGCCCGGTCGCCTCGACGAGGCCTTTTCCGTGGGCTTCCTGATCGCCATGTTGGTGGATCTCTGGCATTTCAATCGGGAGGCCTTCCTCCTTGGCTCGGAGGAGACACGCGCGCTGTTCGGTCATGAGCGTGCCCGCCGGCAGCGGCTGATCGCGCGCACGGTGGTGTTCACCTTCATGAGCATCGGCCTTTTGAGCCTGAGCATTCAGGACATGCACCATGCCAAGGGGGCTTTGCCGGAATGGTTGCGGATCCTGGTGTATTTCGCAGCAATGTTCGCTACTTGGATGCAGCTGCACAACGGCTTTGGCATCCATTACGCCAAGGCCTACTTTCAGCTCAATCCCAGGGGCCGACAGGAGGGCTCGGACCCTCAGGGCTTCATCTTCGAGGGAGATGAGCCAATGTTTACCGACTTTCTCTACGTTGCTTTCGCCGTAGGGCTCACCTACGCCATGAGTGACGTCAACTTGGAGGATGGTCGGATTCGGCGCACGGTGTGGTTCCACTCCCTGATGAGCTTCCTGTTTTATTCCACGGTGATCTCGGCCGTTCTCAATCTGTTTACCAGTGCCTGATCAGGAATGAAACAGCAGCACCAGGCCGTGGCTCACCTGGTGAAACTCCCTTTCTTCGCGGCTGAGATCCAGGCCAACTTGCAAGCCTTCTTTGAGAGCATCCTCGAATGGAGGGGTGAGCGGTGACGGGCTTTTGTTCCAGAGAGCGGCAATGCCGACGGGGGTGGCATGCCAACGGAAACACGTGGTCTCGCCGATGGAAGGTTCGTTGAGGGATTCTTCCAGGAGGGCGTTGATCGCCATGGTCGTGGTGGACATACCTCCAGCTTCGGGAGCGCGCTCAAGGGCGGCAACCGGCTGAGAGACTTCGTGATGTAACTGTTCATCGCCTCATGTCTGGTCAGGCCAGGGCTGACCTGCCCAGCACGATCGCCCTGGTGCACGAGTGGTTCACACCCCGTTCCGTTGGTGGTGCCGAGCAGGTGGTGGCGGCCATCGACGCTTGTCTGGCGCAACGGGGCCACCAGATCGATCTGGTGGCTCTGGTGGATGGGGAGAGTGGTCGTTTCGGCAGCCCCTGGCAGGGGCGGCGCATCCTCACAAGCCCGATTCAGCAGCTGCCCTGGGGGATCAGCCATGTGCAGCAGTATCTGCCGCTGCTGCCGCTGGCGATTGAGCAGATCGACCTGGGTGCCTACCCCCTGGTGATCAGCAGCAGCCATCTGGTGGCCAAGGGGGTGCTGACGTCCCCCGAACAGCTGCATGTGAGCTATGTGCACACCCCCGTGCGTTACGCCTGGGATCAGATGCATGCCTATCTGCGTCGCTCGGCGCTGGCCCGACGCGGCTTCGGGCCCCTGATCCGCTGGCAGCTGCATGCCTTGCGCCAGTGGGATCAGCTCAGCGCCGCCCGTGTGGATCACCTGCTGGCTAATTCCCGCTTCACGGCCCGGCGGATTCAACGCTTCTGGGGGCGGGAGGCCCAGGTGCTGCATCCGCCGGTGCAGGTGGAGCGGTTCCGCTGGGATCAACCCCGCGATGCGGCCTATCTGTGCGTTTGCCGCCTGGTGCCCTACAAGCGCGTCGATGTGGTGGTGGAGGCGTTCAATCGTCTCGGCCTGCCCCTGCTGGTGGTGGGCGATGGGCCGGAGCGTCGCTCCCTTGAACGGCTGGCCGGTCCCACGGTGCAGATTCTTGGTCGCTTGCCCTCGGCGCGGGTGGAGGCCCTGATGGCCCGCTGTCGCGCTTTTGTGTATGCGGGGCTGGAGGATTTCGGCATCGCGCCGGTGGAGGCGATGGCGGCCGGCGCTCCCGTGATCGGCCTGGGTCGTGGCGGTCTGCTCGACAGCGTGCGCTGCGCCTCCACCGGCGTCAGCACCCCCACCGGGGTGCTGTTTCCCGAGCAGACGGCCGCCTCGGTGGCCGCCGCCGTCAGCTGGTTTGAGGAGCGTCGCCTCTGGCGTGAGCTGGCGCCGGAGCAGATGCGCGCCTGGGCCGAGCGCTTCAGCCCTGAGCGGTTCGCGTCCCGTTTTGAGACAGTGCTGGAACGGCTCTGGTCTGGGCACCAGCAGGCCTGTGCCGCAGCAGGGAGTGACCCCGGCCAGCTGCCAGGTCTCGCTGCCTGCGATTGAGTGGCATGAGACGCGTGGGAAACAGGATGGTGAGCTCCTCGCGTCGTCTGCGTTTGAACACTGCTCCAGCCGCGCTGCGTCGCAAAGCCAGTCGTCGCCATCTTGAGCTTCTGGCGGCACCGCCCTCGGAGCTGCCGGTCAAGGTGTTGGTGCGTCAGCAGAGCACCCTGGGCCGCAGCCTCAAGCGCACGGGTGATGTGGTGTTTGCCCTGGCCGTGCTCGGCCTCGGTTCGCCGCTGTTGGTGGTTCTGGCGCTGTTGGTGAAGATCAGTTCACCCGGTCCTGTGTTCTATGTGCAGCGCCGTGTGGGGCGGGGCTATCGCCGCTTCGGCTGCATCAAATTCCGCACGATGCGTGCCGATGCCGATCAGGTGCTGAGCCGTGTGCTGGCGGAATCACCCGCCATGCGCGCCGAATTCGAGCGTGATTTCAAGCTGCGCCAGGATCCCCGCATCACGCCGATTGGTCGTTTTCTGCGCCGTTCCAGCCTCGATGAACTGCCGCAGTTCCTCAACGTGCTGCGCGGCGAAATGAGTGTGGTGGGTCCACGCCCGATTGTGGACAAGGAGATTCAGCGTTACGGCCCTTACATGGATGAGGTGCTCGCGGTGCGTCCCGGTCTCACGGGGCTCTGGCAGGTGAGTGGGCGCAACAACCTCAGCTATGCCAAGCGGGTGCGCCTCGATCTTGCCTACGCCCGGGGCCGTTCATTCCGGCTCGATCTGGCCATCATCCTGCGCACCTTCGGTGTGTTGCTGCTGCCCATGGATCGTGGTGCTTATTGAGGCCTTGGCACGCCCATGAGCCGCTACACGCGCGATCAGATCCATCGCCTGCGCAAGCGCCATCGCGGCTACATCGTGATGTTGATCTGCGAGTTGGCCTTTCTGGTTCTGCTCCCCCTGTGTGATATCTGGCCGCCGCTGCTGTCGGTGCTGTTGATCAGTCTCACGGTGGTGCTGGTTCGTCTGATCGGCCGTTATTCGCTCCTTCCCCGCCACCAGGCACTCGTGGCCAAGCTGGGACTGCTGGCGATTGCCCTGGAGGTGATCTGGCAATTGTCGCTGCGTTGGTTGTATCTGCTCGGGCATTGGCTCACGTTGCCCCATGTGCTGATCTGGCTGCTCTTCTTCTTTCTCACCACCCTGCGGATGATTCAGTCGTTGATCCGCGAACCGTTTGTGACCCTGGCGGTGGTGATGGGGGCGGCCCAGGGCTATTTACTGATCGGAGTGGCCGGAGGGGTGCTGCTCACGGCCACCTACGAGTTGCATCCTCTGGCCTTTGATCCCGCCGTGTTGGATGCCTCGCTGCACAGCAACCTCACCGATCAGTGGGGGGATGCCGGATCGGTGTTGCGATTCGCGCCGGTGTTGATGGCGGCATCGTTCAACCTGCTCACCACGGTGGGATCCGGGGTGATGAACTCAGGTGATGTCACCTCTCAGGTGGTGGTGACGGCCATCACGGTGAGTGGCCAGCTGTATGTGGCCATCCTGATTGCCCTGATTCTTGGCCGCTTTCATCAGCGCTAGCGCAGCAATGGTTGACTGCTGGCGCCGAGGGCGAGCAGCAGCCAGAGCAGTTCCAGCCTGGCGCTGAGGTTGAGAATCCGGCGCACGGCTGTTGCGTCGACAGGCGGTTGGCCAGCCGCCAGCAACGGTTTCTCCACCCAGCGCTCGCCGTAGCGGTTGGCACCACCGAGCCGAACACCGGCGCAGTGGGCATAGATCGCCTGGGAGCGGCCCGCATTCGGTGAGGGGTCGGGGCGGCCATCCCGTTCGGCGGCATGCACCAGCCGGAGCCAGGCGCTCCAGGGGCGACTGACCAGGGGCAGGGTTAACAGCACCAGGCGGCAGGGCAGCCAGGTGAGCGCATCATCGAGTCGGGCGCCGGCGGTGCCAAGCCACTGCAGGCGGCCGCGGCGATACCCGAGCATGGAGTCGAGTGTGCTACTGGCTTTGAAGGCCCAGGCCAGGGCCAGCGGTCCCGGCCCCGCCGTGCAACCCAGTTGCCAGAGCGCTGCTCCCACCAGCATCCAGAACAGGGGCGCGAACAGACCATCCACGGCGTTTTCGCTGGCGGTTTCGGCGGCGGCCCTAAGAATTTCGTCCTGATCGAGCGCCTCGGTGTCGCGCCCGACGATCCAGGCCAAAG includes:
- a CDS encoding glycosyltransferase, encoding MSGQARADLPSTIALVHEWFTPRSVGGAEQVVAAIDACLAQRGHQIDLVALVDGESGRFGSPWQGRRILTSPIQQLPWGISHVQQYLPLLPLAIEQIDLGAYPLVISSSHLVAKGVLTSPEQLHVSYVHTPVRYAWDQMHAYLRRSALARRGFGPLIRWQLHALRQWDQLSAARVDHLLANSRFTARRIQRFWGREAQVLHPPVQVERFRWDQPRDAAYLCVCRLVPYKRVDVVVEAFNRLGLPLLVVGDGPERRSLERLAGPTVQILGRLPSARVEALMARCRAFVYAGLEDFGIAPVEAMAAGAPVIGLGRGGLLDSVRCASTGVSTPTGVLFPEQTAASVAAAVSWFEERRLWRELAPEQMRAWAERFSPERFASRFETVLERLWSGHQQACAAAGSDPGQLPGLAACD
- the cbiB gene encoding adenosylcobinamide-phosphate synthase CbiB: MIAAAGLDLLLGDPRWCPHPVVWMGRCITIVRRCVERLAGDNRLGLRAGGGLITLVLVLGSGTCGWALERLVLPGSPLPSPWAAAVLVVGLASSLAARSLRDSVLAVVDALPDLVAARRSLAWIVGRDTEALDQDEILRAAAETASENAVDGLFAPLFWMLVGAALWQLGCTAGPGPLALAWAFKASSTLDSMLGYRRGRLQWLGTAGARLDDALTWLPCRLVLLTLPLVSRPWSAWLRLVHAAERDGRPDPSPNAGRSQAIYAHCAGVRLGGANRYGERWVEKPLLAAGQPPVDATAVRRILNLSARLELLWLLLALGASSQPLLR
- a CDS encoding sugar transferase, whose product is MVSSSRRLRLNTAPAALRRKASRRHLELLAAPPSELPVKVLVRQQSTLGRSLKRTGDVVFALAVLGLGSPLLVVLALLVKISSPGPVFYVQRRVGRGYRRFGCIKFRTMRADADQVLSRVLAESPAMRAEFERDFKLRQDPRITPIGRFLRRSSLDELPQFLNVLRGEMSVVGPRPIVDKEIQRYGPYMDEVLAVRPGLTGLWQVSGRNNLSYAKRVRLDLAYARGRSFRLDLAIILRTFGVLLLPMDRGAY
- a CDS encoding DUF454 domain-containing protein; protein product: MDDCSVNADQGHPMHCPEAPAANLAYVVEHRLHHRVRLRFRQPLCSHRMRSLLWLMEQQQAGFALRPASSGRGLVLWSLDPDQSIHQGLQLLEQTIQLPPAHLAAPPERGLPGVLQRSRLGSIKMLMALAVAGWALPVLPGTPFFLMAWWLGWRPPQPSQRNTTSTKGAQTLAEAGSR
- a CDS encoding DUF1345 domain-containing protein, with the protein product MTAFRSSGLVDSQPVNFSETTFRNFHDLARARRALPIGIVVTLVALFWMGGRPGRLDEAFSVGFLIAMLVDLWHFNREAFLLGSEETRALFGHERARRQRLIARTVVFTFMSIGLLSLSIQDMHHAKGALPEWLRILVYFAAMFATWMQLHNGFGIHYAKAYFQLNPRGRQEGSDPQGFIFEGDEPMFTDFLYVAFAVGLTYAMSDVNLEDGRIRRTVWFHSLMSFLFYSTVISAVLNLFTSA